The following proteins are encoded in a genomic region of Aquifex aeolicus VF5:
- a CDS encoding DegT/DnrJ/EryC1/StrS family aminotransferase: MKIPIIGLEFSEEEKKALTEILESKRITRDGWTDTFQEAFAEFLNVKYCATVCSGTVALFIGLKALGIRNGEKVVIPAMSFMATIDAVLLAGGIPVVVDVDEYYTMDVNQLEDAVKKYRPRVVIPVHLYGQPADMENIMFLADRYGFFVLEDCAQAHGAEFKGKKVGAWGHLSAFSFYASKNVPMGEGGALTTNDESLFKEVKKWIDFGEHPAFNVKITEFQAAIGTLQLRKLKERNERRRNIARIYTENLKGLCEVPEEREGAYHVYHLYTLRHKERDRLVEHLRSKGIDARVYYTYLLHELRNAEALPTPKAERFKREVFSIPVHPFLKEEEVLYIIESLKEVL; encoded by the coding sequence ATGAAAATTCCCATTATTGGTCTGGAGTTTTCCGAAGAGGAGAAAAAAGCACTGACGGAAATCCTTGAGAGTAAGCGCATAACGAGAGACGGATGGACGGATACCTTTCAGGAGGCGTTTGCCGAGTTTTTGAACGTTAAATACTGTGCAACAGTCTGTTCTGGGACTGTGGCGCTCTTTATTGGTCTAAAAGCTCTCGGCATCAGGAACGGAGAGAAGGTTGTAATACCCGCTATGAGCTTTATGGCTACTATTGACGCGGTTCTGCTCGCGGGGGGAATACCAGTAGTCGTTGACGTTGACGAGTACTACACTATGGACGTCAACCAGCTGGAAGACGCGGTAAAGAAGTACAGACCGAGGGTAGTAATTCCCGTTCACCTTTACGGTCAACCTGCGGACATGGAAAATATTATGTTTTTAGCGGACAGGTACGGGTTTTTTGTATTAGAGGACTGCGCTCAGGCTCACGGTGCGGAGTTCAAGGGCAAAAAAGTAGGAGCGTGGGGACACCTTTCTGCCTTCAGCTTTTACGCTTCAAAAAACGTGCCGATGGGAGAGGGTGGAGCTTTAACAACAAACGACGAAAGCCTTTTTAAAGAAGTTAAGAAGTGGATAGACTTCGGAGAACACCCCGCTTTTAACGTGAAAATTACGGAATTTCAGGCAGCCATAGGAACGCTACAACTCCGAAAGTTAAAAGAGAGAAACGAAAGGAGGAGGAACATAGCAAGGATTTACACGGAAAACCTAAAGGGCTTGTGTGAGGTTCCGGAAGAAAGGGAAGGTGCTTACCACGTTTACCACCTGTATACTTTAAGACACAAAGAAAGGGATAGATTGGTTGAGCACTTGAGAAGTAAGGGAATAGACGCGAGGGTTTATTACACTTACCTCCTTCACGAACTCAGGAACGCGGAAGCTCTTCCCACCCCGAAGGCAGAAAGGTTCAAAAGAGAAGTTTTTTCAATACCAGTTCACCCTTTCTTGAAGGAGGAAGAAGTTCTCTACATAATAGAGAGTTTGAAAGAGGTTCTGTAA
- the lepA gene encoding translation elongation factor 4, whose amino-acid sequence MEQKNVRNFCIIAHVDHGKSTLADRLLEYTGAISEREKREQLLDTLDVERERGITVKMQAVRMFYKAKDGNTYKLHLIDTPGHVDFSYEVSRALAACEGALLLIDASQGIEAQTVANFWKAVEQDLVIIPVINKIDLPSADVDRVKKQIEEVLGLDPEEAILASAKEGIGIEEILEAIVNRIPPPKGDPQKPLKALIFDSYYDPYRGAVAFVRIFDGEVKPGDKIMLMSTGKEYEVTEVGAQTPKMTKFDKLSAGDVGYIAASIKDVRDIRIGDTITHAKNPTKEPVPGFQPAKPMVYAGIYPAEDTTYEELRDALEKYAINDAAIVYEPESSPALGMGFRVGFLGLLHMEIVQERLEREYGVKIITTAPNVIYRVKKKFTDEVIEVRNPMDFPDNAGLIEYVEEPFVLVTIITPKEYVGPIIQLCQEKRGIQKNMTYLDPNTVYLEYEMPLSEIIVDFHDKIKSISRGFASYDYEFIGYRPSDLIKLTVLINKKPVDALSFIVHADRAQKFARRVAEKLRETIPRQLFEVHIQVAKGGKVIASERIKPLRANVTAKCYGGDVTRKKKLLENQKEGKKRMKQFGKVQLPQEAFLSVLKVE is encoded by the coding sequence ATGGAGCAAAAGAACGTAAGGAATTTCTGCATAATAGCACACGTTGACCACGGAAAGAGCACACTCGCGGACAGGCTCCTTGAATACACAGGAGCGATAAGCGAGAGGGAAAAGAGGGAACAGTTACTCGACACTTTGGACGTTGAGAGGGAGAGGGGTATCACCGTAAAGATGCAGGCGGTGAGAATGTTTTACAAGGCAAAGGACGGAAATACTTACAAACTACATCTCATAGACACTCCGGGACACGTTGATTTTTCTTATGAGGTTTCCAGGGCTCTCGCCGCATGTGAAGGAGCACTCCTTTTAATAGACGCCTCTCAGGGAATAGAGGCGCAGACGGTTGCAAACTTCTGGAAGGCGGTTGAACAGGATTTGGTGATAATCCCCGTAATAAACAAGATAGACCTCCCTTCCGCGGACGTAGACAGAGTAAAAAAACAAATAGAGGAGGTTCTCGGACTAGACCCCGAAGAGGCTATACTCGCCTCCGCAAAGGAAGGGATAGGTATAGAGGAAATCCTTGAGGCTATTGTGAACAGAATTCCGCCGCCTAAAGGCGACCCCCAAAAACCCCTAAAGGCTCTGATATTTGACTCTTACTACGACCCTTACAGGGGAGCGGTGGCCTTTGTTAGGATTTTCGACGGAGAGGTAAAGCCCGGCGACAAGATAATGCTGATGTCCACGGGAAAGGAGTACGAAGTCACGGAAGTGGGTGCTCAAACACCTAAAATGACGAAGTTTGACAAGCTAAGTGCGGGGGACGTAGGGTACATAGCCGCTTCCATAAAGGACGTCAGGGATATAAGAATAGGTGACACCATCACCCACGCTAAGAACCCGACGAAGGAACCTGTACCCGGATTTCAGCCTGCAAAGCCCATGGTTTACGCGGGAATTTACCCCGCTGAAGATACAACTTACGAGGAACTCAGGGACGCCCTTGAAAAGTATGCGATTAACGACGCTGCGATAGTTTACGAACCCGAAAGTTCTCCCGCCCTCGGAATGGGTTTCAGAGTAGGATTTCTGGGACTCCTGCACATGGAAATAGTTCAGGAGAGACTTGAAAGAGAGTACGGAGTAAAAATCATAACGACGGCTCCCAACGTCATTTACAGGGTAAAGAAGAAGTTCACAGACGAAGTTATAGAGGTAAGAAACCCCATGGACTTTCCCGACAACGCTGGACTCATAGAGTACGTAGAAGAACCCTTCGTTCTCGTCACGATAATAACTCCCAAGGAATACGTGGGACCAATAATACAGCTATGTCAGGAAAAGAGGGGAATTCAGAAGAATATGACTTATCTGGACCCAAACACCGTTTACCTTGAGTACGAGATGCCCCTATCCGAGATAATCGTTGACTTTCACGACAAGATAAAGTCCATATCCAGAGGGTTTGCCTCCTACGACTACGAGTTTATAGGATACAGACCTTCGGACCTCATAAAACTAACGGTTCTTATAAACAAAAAACCCGTGGACGCTCTTTCCTTCATAGTACACGCGGACAGGGCTCAGAAGTTCGCAAGGAGAGTTGCGGAAAAGCTGAGAGAAACAATCCCGAGACAGCTCTTTGAGGTTCACATCCAGGTGGCAAAGGGCGGAAAGGTAATAGCCTCGGAGAGGATAAAACCCCTCAGGGCAAACGTTACGGCAAAGTGCTACGGCGGTGACGTCACGAGGAAGAAGAAACTCCTTGAAAACCAGAAGGAAGGTAAGAAGAGGATGAAACAGTTTGGAAAGGTCCAACTCCCCCAGGAAGCCTTCTTAAGTGTCCTTAAGGTTGAATAA
- a CDS encoding 2-dehydropantoate 2-reductase, translated as MVMKFLIVGVGAIGSAYLAFLTRAGHEAAGLVRRNPVNRIKVEGIWGEFEIPVKTFTKVEEVPFIPDIVIISVKSYDTEEALKKVKPVVGENTFIMIAQNGYGNYEKAVEIYGEGKVILSRIIFGSKVIKPGHIRITVSADEVVIGDPSGKIDEEFLKNLARTFTEAGIPTRYERDVYKYLVDKIIYNSALNPLGALFEVNYGSLAENPHTKELMNRVIDEIFQVIEKAKLPCFWKSADEYKKVFYEKLIPPTAEHYPSMLEDVKKGKTEIEALNGAIVELGKKYGVSTPTNEFITKMVKAKELFNLKDT; from the coding sequence ATGGTGATGAAGTTCCTAATAGTGGGCGTAGGGGCAATAGGGAGCGCGTATCTGGCCTTTTTAACGAGAGCGGGACACGAAGCGGCGGGACTCGTAAGGAGAAATCCGGTAAACAGGATAAAGGTTGAGGGCATATGGGGAGAGTTTGAAATTCCAGTAAAAACTTTTACAAAAGTTGAGGAAGTACCTTTTATTCCCGATATAGTTATAATCTCAGTAAAGTCTTACGACACGGAGGAGGCACTCAAAAAAGTAAAGCCCGTAGTCGGCGAAAATACTTTCATAATGATTGCCCAGAACGGATACGGAAATTACGAGAAAGCTGTGGAAATTTACGGCGAGGGAAAGGTAATACTTTCCAGAATAATATTCGGTTCAAAAGTTATAAAACCGGGACACATAAGGATAACCGTGAGTGCGGACGAGGTAGTAATAGGAGACCCTTCGGGAAAGATAGATGAAGAGTTTCTAAAGAATTTAGCCCGAACTTTTACGGAGGCGGGAATACCAACGAGGTACGAGAGAGACGTGTACAAGTACTTGGTGGACAAGATAATATACAACAGTGCTCTGAATCCCTTAGGTGCGCTTTTTGAAGTAAACTACGGAAGCCTTGCGGAAAATCCTCACACGAAAGAGTTAATGAACAGGGTTATAGATGAAATTTTTCAGGTTATAGAAAAGGCTAAACTGCCCTGTTTCTGGAAAAGTGCCGATGAGTACAAGAAGGTTTTTTACGAGAAGTTAATCCCTCCCACTGCGGAGCACTACCCTTCAATGCTTGAAGACGTAAAAAAGGGCAAAACCGAGATAGAAGCCCTTAATGGAGCCATAGTAGAGCTTGGAAAAAAATATGGTGTTTCGACGCCTACAAACGAGTTTATAACGAAAATGGTAAAGGCAAAGGAGTTATTCAACCTTAAGGACACTTAA
- a CDS encoding DsrE family protein — protein sequence MKIVFILKGDPFSWKAHEALRVATAMGISNETYFICIRDGVYTLTKWEPEKLGIASFEKFWETVEFINLTLVAEEESLHERGITKSNLAVENVKIINSEEVKKLIQEADHVFVW from the coding sequence ATGAAAATCGTATTCATACTCAAAGGAGACCCTTTTTCTTGGAAAGCCCATGAGGCCTTGAGAGTTGCAACAGCTATGGGGATAAGTAACGAGACTTACTTTATCTGCATCAGGGACGGCGTTTACACGCTTACCAAGTGGGAACCCGAAAAGCTCGGAATTGCAAGTTTTGAGAAGTTCTGGGAAACCGTAGAGTTTATAAACCTTACCCTTGTTGCCGAAGAAGAGTCCCTCCATGAGAGGGGAATAACAAAGTCAAACCTCGCGGTGGAAAACGTTAAGATAATCAATTCCGAAGAAGTGAAGAAGCTCATTCAGGAAGCGGACCACGTTTTCGTATGGTGA
- a CDS encoding DsrE family protein, protein MKILLFITSVPFAKDYNTIRNLTKYLCESGHEVTIFLSGNGVYYLLRPDAEELKNFGARVMFCSHAAHQRGVKEFPEWAESSSTYSLSQMMKDFDKTICFN, encoded by the coding sequence ATGAAAATACTCCTATTCATAACGAGCGTTCCCTTTGCAAAGGACTACAACACGATCAGGAACTTAACCAAATACCTCTGTGAGAGCGGGCACGAGGTCACTATTTTTCTTTCCGGAAACGGCGTTTACTACCTTCTCAGACCAGATGCGGAAGAGCTTAAAAATTTCGGAGCTAGAGTGATGTTCTGTTCACACGCGGCACACCAGAGGGGAGTAAAGGAATTTCCCGAATGGGCGGAAAGCAGTTCCACTTACTCCCTTTCCCAGATGATGAAGGATTTTGATAAGACGATATGTTTTAACTGA
- a CDS encoding sulfurtransferase TusA family protein, which translates to MDVKVDKELDIRGEVCPFTFVKSKLALEEMETGQILRVLVDYPPSAESVPKSMREEGQEVIAVNQIGENLWEIIIKKVK; encoded by the coding sequence ATGGACGTGAAGGTTGACAAAGAGCTTGACATAAGGGGTGAGGTATGCCCCTTTACCTTCGTGAAGAGTAAACTCGCCTTGGAAGAAATGGAAACGGGACAAATCCTGAGGGTTCTCGTGGATTACCCCCCTTCCGCGGAAAGCGTTCCCAAAAGCATGAGGGAAGAGGGGCAGGAAGTAATAGCGGTGAACCAGATAGGTGAAAACCTCTGGGAGATTATAATTAAGAAAGTGAAATGA
- the pheT gene encoding phenylalanine--tRNA ligase subunit beta, giving the protein MKVPYSWLSEFVELSDVSPEEIAEKLSLRSVEATVETFGIDLDGVVFGKVVEVKEHPTKKKLAVVKVQVQEHIFIDVVTVDKSVREGDGVIVALPNAKVGNMCVTEREFDGVVSKGLLLSAQELGLEEKSEGVLKIHEDFKPGTDANEILGFGEKIIEIDITPNRGDMLSVRGVARDLSAIFRLPKKKPEEPTYEETGEFFIEIEDEDCKRYRGVVIEGVEIKESPLYIKKRLWQCGIKSINNVVDITNYVMLRDGQPLHAFDLSKVEGGIIVRSAKKGEKIITLDGEERELDEDILVIADREKPLAVAGVIGGLESGIKENTKDILLESAYFNPFRVRKASKKLGIQTESSYRFERNVDIERVDRAQDYAVYLILKHAGGKVKVVKDVYREKYKPKKVFLPQGKYIRYAGESYKNEEVKEILDALEIPNEIMRCGVEVLVPSHRSFDIQRDVDLIEEIMRVKGYEHYTSETLKLPSIANLWKDNLLEVKKYLRDKGLTEVINFSFEDSKLYELLNLPLPELEVINPLNPTQRYMRNTLITSLLRTAVYNDRNYNYDQAVFELGKVFFKEGEENRLGILLKGNKPRTLKEEKWEPYDLTEIIAGIFALFGLEPEFRNAKRNFLHPYVQGEVYLEGEFVGFFGKLHPKIAKELELKGEPFVAEIEIERVLSKKRLPHYREVAKFPPVVRDIALVMDKELDVNKLLIDTKSQIGELLEEVRVFDVYTGEKVGEGKKSVAVRLVLRSKTGSLKDEEANELVNKLVNYLKEKYGVELRT; this is encoded by the coding sequence ATGAAAGTTCCCTACTCATGGCTCTCCGAATTCGTAGAACTCAGCGACGTATCCCCCGAAGAGATAGCCGAAAAACTCTCACTTAGGAGCGTAGAGGCAACGGTTGAAACCTTCGGGATAGACCTTGACGGTGTGGTTTTCGGAAAGGTGGTTGAGGTAAAGGAACATCCTACCAAAAAAAAGCTTGCTGTGGTAAAGGTTCAGGTTCAGGAGCACATTTTTATAGACGTCGTTACCGTGGACAAAAGTGTAAGGGAAGGAGATGGAGTAATTGTAGCCCTTCCAAACGCAAAAGTCGGGAATATGTGCGTTACCGAGAGGGAGTTTGACGGGGTAGTTTCTAAAGGACTCCTTCTCTCCGCTCAGGAACTCGGACTTGAAGAGAAAAGCGAAGGTGTTTTAAAAATTCACGAGGACTTCAAGCCCGGAACTGACGCAAATGAAATTCTGGGCTTTGGAGAAAAAATAATAGAGATAGACATAACGCCAAACAGGGGGGATATGCTCTCGGTGAGGGGAGTGGCAAGGGACTTAAGCGCCATATTCAGGCTTCCCAAGAAAAAACCCGAAGAACCGACTTACGAAGAGACGGGGGAGTTCTTCATAGAGATAGAAGACGAAGATTGCAAACGCTACAGGGGTGTCGTAATAGAAGGTGTTGAGATAAAGGAATCCCCGCTTTACATAAAGAAAAGACTCTGGCAGTGCGGTATAAAGAGCATTAACAACGTGGTTGACATAACGAATTACGTAATGCTGAGGGACGGACAGCCCTTACATGCCTTTGACCTCTCAAAAGTTGAAGGCGGGATAATTGTGAGGAGTGCTAAAAAAGGGGAGAAGATAATAACCCTTGACGGTGAAGAAAGGGAACTGGACGAGGATATACTTGTAATAGCGGACAGGGAAAAGCCCCTCGCCGTTGCGGGAGTAATAGGAGGGCTTGAGAGCGGTATTAAGGAAAACACGAAAGACATCCTACTTGAGAGTGCCTACTTCAACCCCTTCAGGGTGAGAAAAGCCTCTAAGAAACTCGGAATTCAGACAGAAAGCTCTTACAGGTTTGAGAGGAACGTAGATATAGAAAGGGTAGACAGGGCACAGGATTACGCGGTTTACCTGATACTCAAGCACGCGGGCGGAAAGGTCAAAGTAGTAAAGGACGTGTACAGGGAAAAGTACAAGCCCAAAAAGGTGTTCCTACCTCAGGGAAAGTACATAAGGTATGCAGGAGAATCATACAAAAACGAAGAAGTGAAGGAAATCTTAGACGCTTTGGAAATCCCGAACGAGATAATGAGATGCGGTGTAGAGGTTTTAGTTCCTTCTCACAGGAGCTTTGACATTCAGAGGGACGTGGACCTCATAGAGGAAATAATGAGGGTAAAAGGCTACGAACACTACACTTCCGAAACACTCAAACTCCCCTCCATCGCAAACCTGTGGAAGGATAACTTACTTGAAGTAAAAAAATACCTCAGGGACAAAGGACTAACGGAGGTCATCAACTTTTCTTTTGAGGACTCAAAACTCTACGAACTCCTGAATCTTCCTCTTCCGGAACTCGAAGTCATAAACCCCCTCAACCCCACCCAGAGGTACATGAGGAACACACTGATAACCTCACTCCTCAGAACAGCTGTTTACAACGACAGGAATTACAACTACGACCAGGCTGTATTTGAACTCGGAAAGGTCTTCTTCAAAGAGGGTGAAGAAAACAGGCTCGGAATACTCCTTAAAGGGAACAAGCCCAGAACCTTAAAAGAAGAAAAATGGGAGCCTTACGACCTTACGGAAATAATAGCGGGAATTTTTGCATTGTTTGGGCTCGAGCCTGAATTCAGGAATGCAAAAAGGAACTTCCTCCACCCTTACGTTCAGGGAGAGGTTTACCTTGAGGGTGAATTCGTAGGGTTCTTCGGAAAGCTACACCCCAAAATCGCAAAGGAACTGGAACTAAAAGGCGAGCCCTTTGTAGCGGAAATAGAAATAGAAAGGGTTCTCTCCAAGAAGAGACTGCCCCACTACAGGGAAGTGGCCAAGTTCCCACCAGTTGTGAGGGATATCGCCCTCGTAATGGACAAAGAGCTTGATGTGAATAAATTATTAATTGACACGAAATCGCAAATAGGTGAACTACTGGAAGAGGTAAGGGTTTTTGACGTTTACACGGGTGAAAAGGTAGGGGAAGGCAAGAAGAGCGTAGCTGTAAGACTCGTTTTAAGGAGTAAGACGGGTAGTCTCAAAGACGAGGAAGCGAACGAATTGGTGAATAAACTTGTTAATTATCTGAAAGAGAAGTACGGAGTTGAGCTTAGAACTTAA
- a CDS encoding 5-formyltetrahydrofolate cyclo-ligase, with amino-acid sequence MLKSELRKKVLHKRINLSEEERRRLSEKVISNLKSLPEFKKSKKVALYCPIKGEVDLTPLFPEVLKEKELILPKVEGNEISLYRVHSPACLGVGAFGIMEPVEGERVNPEDVDFIAVPGVAFDLEGYRLGFGKGYYDRLLKRVKGLKVGVAYSFQVFERLPRDAWDIPVDVLVTEKNVRRLRDGRS; translated from the coding sequence TTGCTAAAAAGCGAATTAAGGAAAAAGGTTTTACATAAACGAATAAACTTATCTGAAGAAGAAAGGAGAAGGTTATCGGAAAAAGTAATAAGCAACCTGAAGAGTCTGCCCGAATTCAAAAAATCAAAGAAAGTAGCCCTCTACTGCCCCATAAAAGGCGAAGTTGACCTGACCCCCCTCTTTCCCGAAGTTCTCAAAGAAAAGGAGTTAATCCTACCGAAAGTAGAGGGAAACGAGATATCCCTCTACAGAGTTCACTCACCAGCGTGTCTCGGTGTTGGAGCTTTCGGAATAATGGAACCGGTTGAGGGAGAAAGAGTAAATCCCGAAGATGTGGATTTCATAGCCGTTCCCGGTGTTGCCTTTGACCTGGAAGGTTACAGACTAGGCTTTGGTAAGGGCTACTACGACAGACTTTTAAAAAGAGTAAAAGGCTTGAAGGTAGGCGTCGCCTACTCTTTTCAGGTATTTGAGCGTCTGCCCAGAGACGCTTGGGACATTCCCGTTGACGTTCTCGTCACAGAAAAAAACGTAAGGAGGTTGAGAGATGGACGTTCTTAG
- the rny gene encoding ribonuclease Y has protein sequence MDVLSILLILVAVGVGIFVGRQFLGQKQAPAPTYQPVPSPQILEEAKSKAEEIIKEAKEKAEVILKEAKESAEKIVREAEEKAEKLIREAKEEVERIKEEVERRKKELKEREENVLAKERHLDRRWEALEKREEELLHRERELKDFERSLERWRDEIRHKEEELKHMKEEVEELKKKELEELQRIAKLTLEEARQEIIKKVEEEAKKDAVKLMKVIEEDAKRRAEFEAKKIIATATQRLAPQIAVNYTTTTVELPSNEFKGRIIGREGRNIRTFEILTGVDLIIDDTPDIVTISSFDPLRREIAKEALQRLIADGRIHPARIEEVVDEVKREFDEKIRKIGEETVYELDLHDINPGLYYYIGKLYFRTSYSQNVLLHSKEVAYIAGLMAEELGLDAKLARRAGLLHDIGKAISHELGGSHTDIGVELARKYGEPDAVINAIRAHHEEEPVRYPEVALVCAADALSAARPGARRETLEAYIRRLEKLEEIVKSFKGVANAYAVQAGREVRVIVNPEEISDEEAYLLSKEIPKKIEEELDFPGQIKVVVIRETRHVEYAK, from the coding sequence ATGGACGTTCTTAGTATTCTTTTAATCCTTGTTGCAGTTGGAGTAGGCATTTTTGTAGGAAGACAATTTTTGGGACAAAAACAAGCCCCTGCACCTACATATCAGCCAGTGCCCTCTCCTCAAATACTGGAAGAAGCCAAAAGTAAGGCGGAAGAGATAATAAAAGAGGCTAAAGAAAAGGCAGAAGTAATACTAAAAGAAGCTAAGGAAAGCGCGGAGAAGATAGTAAGGGAGGCGGAAGAAAAGGCGGAGAAACTCATAAGGGAAGCTAAGGAAGAAGTTGAAAGGATAAAGGAGGAAGTAGAAAGGAGGAAGAAGGAATTAAAGGAGAGAGAGGAAAATGTACTCGCAAAAGAAAGACACCTGGACAGGAGATGGGAAGCCCTTGAGAAGAGGGAAGAGGAACTCCTCCACAGGGAAAGGGAACTTAAGGATTTTGAAAGAAGTCTGGAAAGGTGGAGAGACGAAATAAGACACAAGGAAGAAGAGCTAAAACACATGAAAGAGGAAGTGGAAGAACTAAAGAAAAAAGAACTTGAAGAACTCCAGAGGATAGCAAAGCTCACTTTAGAAGAGGCAAGGCAGGAGATAATAAAGAAGGTTGAAGAAGAGGCGAAGAAGGACGCCGTAAAACTCATGAAAGTCATAGAAGAAGACGCAAAGAGGAGGGCGGAGTTTGAAGCCAAGAAGATAATAGCGACCGCAACCCAGAGACTCGCTCCCCAGATAGCGGTAAACTACACCACGACCACCGTAGAACTCCCCAGCAACGAGTTCAAGGGAAGGATAATAGGTAGGGAAGGAAGGAACATAAGAACCTTTGAAATACTCACAGGTGTTGACCTCATAATAGACGACACTCCGGACATCGTGACTATATCTTCCTTTGACCCCTTAAGGAGAGAAATAGCAAAAGAAGCCCTCCAGAGGCTCATAGCGGACGGGAGAATTCACCCAGCGAGGATTGAAGAAGTAGTTGATGAAGTAAAGAGGGAGTTTGACGAAAAGATAAGAAAAATTGGTGAAGAGACCGTTTACGAGCTTGACCTTCACGACATAAACCCCGGACTCTACTACTACATAGGAAAGCTCTACTTCAGAACAAGCTATTCCCAGAACGTCCTCTTACACTCCAAGGAAGTTGCCTATATAGCGGGACTAATGGCAGAAGAGCTCGGACTTGACGCAAAGCTCGCAAGGAGAGCGGGACTCCTTCACGACATAGGAAAGGCTATTTCTCACGAACTCGGAGGTTCTCACACGGACATAGGCGTAGAGCTTGCAAGGAAGTACGGAGAGCCCGACGCAGTAATAAACGCCATAAGGGCACACCACGAGGAAGAACCCGTAAGATATCCCGAGGTTGCCCTCGTTTGTGCAGCGGATGCCCTTTCGGCTGCAAGACCGGGAGCCAGAAGGGAAACCCTTGAAGCTTACATAAGGAGACTTGAGAAACTCGAAGAAATAGTGAAGTCCTTCAAGGGAGTAGCGAACGCATATGCAGTACAGGCGGGAAGGGAAGTAAGAGTTATAGTAAATCCCGAGGAGATTTCTGACGAAGAGGCTTACTTGCTCAGTAAAGAAATACCCAAGAAGATAGAAGAAGAACTGGACTTTCCCGGCCAGATAAAGGTGGTAGTGATAAGGGAGACGAGGCACGTGGAGTACGCCAAGTAA
- a CDS encoding DnaJ C-terminal domain-containing protein, translating to MSQAVKDYYEILGVNRDATKEEIKKAYRKLVRIYHPDINPDPSAQEKFKEINEAYHVLIDDERRSEYDAILSRNDVGKFRDFLEYIQEFVESIIQGEKGKKRRPRKGQDIKMKLPLTLEEAGLGCEKEIIYSRWMDCPVCEGMGVKGEAETVVCHACNGEGRRVSGIFNFPRPCSVCKGKGFIVKNPCPTCYGRGRVSAQHKIKVHIPPGTEEGEVLKVPEKGHLGYFGGKPGDLYLKVVLKEHPIFKKVGKDLHMEKVVSFPLAVLGGTVKVPTLEGEEIDVFIQPGTECGATKVVKEKGYPYENGRGDLIIHIRIGVPKNLSKSERKLLEKLAESIKEEGEEVYREGGSLVEKLSSLFKKNA from the coding sequence ATGTCACAGGCGGTCAAAGACTACTACGAGATACTCGGCGTAAACAGGGACGCTACGAAGGAAGAAATAAAAAAAGCATACAGAAAACTTGTTAGGATATACCACCCCGACATAAACCCTGACCCGAGCGCTCAGGAGAAATTTAAAGAGATTAACGAAGCTTACCACGTCCTTATAGACGACGAGAGAAGGAGCGAGTACGACGCAATCCTGAGCAGGAATGACGTAGGTAAGTTCAGGGACTTTCTGGAGTACATTCAGGAGTTTGTGGAAAGCATAATTCAGGGAGAAAAGGGAAAGAAGAGAAGACCAAGAAAGGGACAGGACATAAAGATGAAGCTTCCCCTCACGCTTGAAGAGGCGGGACTCGGGTGCGAAAAGGAAATCATTTACAGCAGATGGATGGACTGTCCCGTGTGTGAAGGTATGGGAGTAAAGGGAGAGGCGGAAACGGTTGTTTGCCACGCATGCAACGGAGAGGGTAGGAGGGTAAGTGGGATATTTAACTTCCCAAGACCCTGCTCAGTTTGCAAAGGTAAAGGCTTCATCGTTAAAAACCCATGTCCTACCTGCTATGGAAGAGGTAGAGTTTCCGCACAGCACAAGATAAAAGTTCACATACCTCCCGGAACGGAAGAAGGAGAAGTCTTAAAGGTTCCAGAAAAGGGACATCTCGGTTACTTTGGTGGAAAGCCGGGAGACCTTTACCTTAAGGTAGTTCTAAAAGAACATCCGATTTTTAAGAAGGTAGGCAAGGATCTCCACATGGAAAAAGTAGTGAGCTTTCCGCTCGCGGTTCTGGGAGGAACCGTAAAAGTTCCTACATTGGAGGGCGAAGAAATAGACGTATTCATACAGCCGGGAACTGAGTGCGGTGCAACGAAAGTGGTAAAGGAAAAAGGGTATCCATACGAAAATGGAAGGGGAGACCTTATAATTCACATAAGGATAGGAGTTCCCAAAAACCTTTCAAAGTCTGAAAGGAAACTTTTAGAAAAGCTCGCAGAATCTATTAAGGAAGAGGGGGAAGAGGTTTACAGGGAAGGTGGAAGTCTTGTAGAAAAGTTAAGTTCCCTCTTTAAAAAGAACGCCTGA